The Bacteroides ovatus genomic interval ACTCAACGCCACTTCCCCGGCAATCTCATCCAATCCCGGTTGCCTTTTAAAATTCTCCCTTATATACCCGATTGCCTGCGCAATGCGTGCATAGTCAAGCGTTTTTTGCTCATTCATAACAGAGGTTACATTCGTTTTATCTCCCATACTTCCAAAGATACGTTTATTATATTTACAGTTGAAATAACAGCTAATAATATTTTCGTTTTTACACTCGCACTCTTATTTCCAATGCTGCAAAATTACTATACGCATCACAAATAAACGACCCGAAAATTGCTATTTTTACGTAGAAAAGACAATCTCTCCTCCCACTCCTCCATATAATCAGTCATTCTCAATATACTTTATCACACGATTTACTCTCACACCCTCACACTTTCCCTGCATCCCCCTATTCATCGTCCTTTCAGTGATGAGGGTAAGAGTGAGGGTAGGTGAGAGTAACTTTTTACCCTCACCCTGTCTCGTCCTGATTTTGATTGCCCCCCTTTCACACCACCTTTATCAATTACTCCACCTTCATCAAATGATAAAGCGTCCCTTTACGAGACTTACGGCAAGGAATATTCAGTTTTTGAAGTGCACGCCCAAACTGTCCAACCTTATTAATAGCCAGTTTATCCCGTGTTTTCGTCTGTAAATAACTCAAAATCTGCATAGCAGTCAGCCATTCGCCTTCCATGTCCTCTTCTACGGGATTAAGATAGCAATGAAACAACTGTTCCAGCGGACTCGCCTGTTCAAACTCACGGTTAGTCTGTTTTAATATGTTTTCGTCCTCATCATTCAGCCAATAACGTTCACCTTTATAAATAGCCTCCATCGCTTGAGCATAAAGCTGCTTGTAATTAATCGTAACATTCGTATTAATAGGAGCCGTCACCTCGATGCAAATAAAACGGCGGCTACCGCTAGGATCGGTAAGCAAATCTTTCTGATTGCTGGTACCGATAAAAGAAGCATAACGCCTCATTTCCCGAATCGTATTACCGTATGGTTTGCGCAGATTCGCCACAGGCTTCTGCAACAAATGCTTCAAGAACCCCTGCTGACTGACATTAATCTGATCGAACTCATCAATATTTATCAGAAAAAAACGTCCCAAATAGCGTTCCGCCTCCTGTTTACTTTTAAAATCAATACTGTCCGTATAGCCGAAACGCAACTCCGGCGGCAGAATAATGCGACAGAATGTAGACTTACGATACCCCTGCGAACCAACCAGCAAAGGCGAAGTATTATTACCATGCTGCCGATCGACTCCCCTCCAATGCGCCACCATACTAAGAAACCAGCGGTAAAATAATTCCTGCCAATGCGGATTATCACAAGGCACCAGACCAGCCAATGCACGGATACGATCCTTCCCGTCCCAGCGACCTGTCTCATAAAGATATTCCTCCACAGGATTATACAAAGGAACACATTCCGAATTCAGAAAACGATCCACATCACGGTCCCACGCACTGATGCCTTCCTTCAAAGCATTGATCGCAATACTGTTGCGCACCCGTTTATCCACCGGCTTAAAGCAAAAGTGAACAGAATCGCGTTGCCGATATTCCAAATCGTCCTGCACCGTATTGTAACGGAATTCATACCGACGTTTCATAAACTCTTCCAACAGAAAAGCCGTCTCCTGCTCTTTATTGATACTGCTTTTCTTGCCGAATCCCTTACACTCCTGATAAAGATTATGCAGTATCGAACGGATCACCTGCTCTTCTTCCTCGCGATAATAATGAATCATCGTCTGTCGTATCGCTTCCTCTTCGGGAAGCCCCGCTTTGAAACAATGCTCGGCAAGGCGAACCAATAAAGGCTGCAAGTCGTCCCCACGTTTCCAATCCTCCATTTCCTGAAGTGCCCTGTTCAAGGCCGCTTCATAAATCTTCGTGAATGTTTGCGCCGACTCATATCCCGGCTGCAACCGTAATAACGGATTTTTCTCTCCCAGTTTCCGCTGACGGAAAGTCTCTTCTCCCGGCATCATAAGCGGTTGTTCCAAGCAGAACGGCACCGCATCCGGATTATAATAAGGAGATTCGTCCAGCGTCATACGGCATCTCTGTGCCAAAACCGGTTCTTTCAAGTCAATATCGAAAGGCAACATCGGCTGATAACATTTCACAGCCAGCCAATAAGCATGAACATGAAATAATTCCGCCTCCGCTTCCTTGGTCGGCAATCCTCCGTCATCCGGCAAAGCGAAACGCACCCATATTTTCACGCTACGCCCGCTGGAGCCACAAAAAGCGGCAAAAGTCTGTGGCAGAAGTGCCGCTTGCCGTTTCACAAACTCCGCTTCCGAGCCACCGGCCAACCGGCTCACTTCCAACTGTACCAAACCGTTGTACTGCTTCATTTTCCGTTCGCCCTCTTTGGTACGGGTATATTCCACAGCAGAATAAATGTATGGCAATTTATCAATATGTTCGTATCGGGCATACGTACCTTCCAGCAATGGTATGATTCCCCGCAAAGCCGTGATATGCCCCGCCTTTGTTTCCGTTTTCATTTTGTCGAATAGTGTGCCTGTCTCACAAATGCTAAGAGTTTCTTTTCCGCTCCCGTTGTCTTGTCTGATTAAAGTAACTTTCATCCTATTTTTGTCTATTTTTTCTACAATCACATCTACATATTTAATTCCTGTAAAGATACGCTTTTATCCTCCGGTAAACAAGCATTTTATCCGATAAATACCTGCATATTATTTGCATTTGCCTTATTATTTATGTATCTTTGCTTAGTAGTTGTCAAGGGCTCACCCGTGTGAACAAACAGGCTATCAATTGTAAATAAAAACGTCTACAGACGTAAACAGCCTTGTTCACATGGGTGAGCCCTTGCAAATCATTAGAGTTTAACAAAAGAAACATTAAGCATTAATGTATTACTATCTAAGAGAATACATAACAAGAAGAGTTCATTTAAAACAAATATAGAGCTATGGCAATATTATTCGATTGGTATGAAGACCCGAAGCCTTCAAACAAACAGCAGGAAGAAAACGAAAACACCCTGCATCCACGCATCAAATACAACGGTTCCATAGGGACCGACGTACTACGCCGCCGTATTCAGGAACGTTGCTCACTGACAGAAACAGACGTCACAGCCGTACTTGATGCGCTTTCGCACATCATGGGACAGGAATTGGCGGAAGGACGCCAAGTTCATCTGAACGGCATCGGTTATTTCCATCCGTGCCTGACCACTACGGAACCCGTAACGATAAGTACCAAACGGAAAGCAACTAAAGTGAAACTGAAAGCAATTCAGTTTCGTGCCGACCAGACATTGAAAAACGAATTCGGCGTTCTTAAAGTGAAAAACCTCAAAGGTGGACTGGATTTCACCCAACTGACGAACGAGGAAATTGACCTGCAACTGACTAAGTACTTCCGTACTCATCCATTTATGCGGAGACACGACTTCCAATATCTTTGCGGAATGGCAAGAAGTACAGCCATGCGACATATCCGACGTCTGCGCGACGAGGGTAAATTGAAAAATATGGGTGGAGCCATGCAGCCGATTTATGTGCCGGGAAGTGGATATTATGGTAATAATAAAGAAGTTAGTGTAAAAACGGAATAAGATTGGTCAACTCAAATCAGGACGAGACAGAGTGAGAGTAAAAAGTTACCCTCACCTACTCTCACCTTTACCCTCACGCCTGTAACCCCGATGAATAAATGGATTGAGCACAAAGGGTGAGGGTGTGAGGGTAAAACGTCACCAACATTTATTTGAGAGCATTCTTAATGCGAGCAACTATTATACAAGAGCACCTCCATACCGTTCCATATTTTACCGGGGAATCTTAACCATTTCAACCGGCTGCTCCTGTATCTTATCCAACGGTTGTGATTGATATTTTACCTTTGAGAAATCAATAGCTTTTAAGTCAATGCAACGTATCGAATTGTTATAAGCTGTTTTATAATAAACCTTCCGGTTCGTGAGGTCGATAGCTGAGGTCCATTGCGTAGCACTGGGAATATCCGGAATATCACCCTGTGAATGTTCTATACCAATAGGAATATCAAAATTATTAAGCAAGTGGAAACATTGCTGCACGGTATCAAAGCCTGTGGCACGTTGCGGAGCTGTCCCCCGGTAAAAGGCCGCACGCACAAACCGCGAAGGAGGCGTGGCATCACCCGGAATGCCGAGAAAACCGGAGTTGCCACCAGTAGGTTGCAACGTAATACCGCTCAATTTTTGCACGGAAGCGTCACCCGGATGAAGATTGACGTAATTGTTCAAATTTGTAAGTTGCCATTCAAAACCGGGGGCATTCGTCAATACTCCTACTTCATTCTCATAAAAATGCGGCACACCACCTACAATTTCCAACACAACCTGACGCCCCGACGGTTCACCGATACGCCAATGTACTACCGCTGTCTTTTCCAATCCTACAACACGTACAGAAGAAAGGGCTGCCTTCACCTCGTCGATAGTGGAAAACTGCGACAACAGCCACTCCGTCACTTGAAGGTCTGCCAGTGTCCGCTGGTTCTGTGCAGCATCATACGTTTTATATCCCCCATAATGAGGAAAGAAAAATAGTCCGGCCGAAAGTCCGGCCTCATTGATTCCTTCGGCAATAAATTCTTTTTGTACAACAGCCAGACCAACCACTCCATATTTTGCCGTAAACGTTAGTCCATTGACACCTGTAGGAGTGAATGACGTGAGCTGTTGGCCACGTGGAATAATCACATACTCGCTTTGCAACACACCGCGCGCCCATTCAATCGTACGGGCCTGCACATAACTGCCGTCACGGGATGTCAGCGAGATTCCCGTACAAGCTACAGCCTGAAAAGTGCTGCCACATACGGCAGCAATCCCTAGCAATAAGTTCTTTGTCATCTTCATCATTATTTATATATTTATTTGCTAAAAACTCAATACTGTATAAAGACAACAAAATATGGGTTATTTTAGTTTGCAGACACCTCTCTCAAGAAAACTATTGTTTTTTGTTCGTCCCGTACTTTGCGGAACAATATACGTAGTTTGCTTCAATATGCAATCTCTTTTTTTTGGTTAAGCACCGGGAACATACGGATGAGTGAACCAGAAGCACGACCCTTCCCCCTCACGGGATTCGACTCCAATCTTTCCGCCCATCCTATTGACCAGGCTTTGACAGATGGATAATCCCAATCCGGCACCTTGTACAAATGAGTCTAATTTTACAAAACGATTAAATATTTCATGTTTTTGTTCATCGGGAATCCCTTTGCCCGTATCCGTTACACAAAAACGCACCTGACTCTCATCTTCCAATGAATAGGAAAGTGTGATTGAGCCTTTAGTCGTAAACTTCAAGGCATTAGTCAGAAAATTAGAGAGTACTTGCATGATTCGGTTTTTATCAGCATCAATCACAATCTGCGGTGAATTTTCATCAAACCGCAGTTCGACCGCAGTGTCACGTTTTTTGTGTGAGAAGGTAGCAATCACTTCCCGGCAAAGTTGTGGTACATCCACCCGTCCCATAACAAGATCTATCATACCGGCTTCGATTTTGGAGATGTCCAGAATGTCGGAAATAAGGTTGAGCAACAGCTCATTGTTCTCCTGCACTAAAGACATATATACATAACGCAGCTCCGCCTCATCGGTTTCGGCAAGCAGACTGGAAAAACCGACGATGGCATTCAAAGGAGTACGTATTTCATGGCTCATATTGGCAAGGAATGCTGATTTGAGCCTGTCCGATTCTTCCGCTTTTTCTTTAGCTTGAATCAGCTCCAGTTCCACCTGTTTGCGGGTGGTGATATCGGTAGCCAGTTCCATGATTGCCCAACGTCCGTCGAGCCATTTTATTGCCATACTCTGGATGGTATACCAACGTTTGGTGACCGGATTGTAGTCTTCCCAAAAATGAACGCCTGTAAACTTACGGTTGGCATCGAGCAACTTCGGCTTCGGGCAGTGTTTACACCCATTTTCCAGACCTGCATTCAACATTCTCCAACATTCCGCATTTTCCGGCACTTCTCCTGCTTCTTCCCTGAAAGGCTTATTGGCAAAAATCACTTTCAACGTATCGTAATCACTCACAAAAATATTGGCATTGATATTATCCAATACCTTTTGCATGGTTCGCTGCGACTGTTGCAGCGATGTTTCAACTTGCCAGCGTTTAGTAGCAGTAGATACAATTTGCGATATCTGGCTCATCAGTTCCACATCTTTTTCATCCCATTGTTTGTTCCAACAAAAGTTGAACGAAAGAAAGCCGAAATGTACTCCCAATTGTGACAGGGGAAAGACAGCGATGGCTTTTACGCCTTGCACTTCGAGCATTTGAGTAATAAAAGGATCGAGCGAATAAATATCGGACGTACAAATGATATGGTTTTCTTCCAGCATGTCGAACCAAGGTTTTCCCGCTTCAATGGTCATACTCCGCAAGTAATCGATAGCGGGTTCTATACCGTCGTTGCACCATTCGTTGGTGCAGCCATACGTAACTCCGTCAAGGTGGTTTTCCCATGTCGCCAAACGGTCGACATCAGTATAACGGCCAATTTCGGCCAGTGCCATATTCATAGCAGTAGGTATATCCGGTTCCAGTTGCAGAATTTGCAGTACCTTGATAAATAATGCCTGCCGCCGGTTGGTTGCTTCGAGATTCTCCTGAATAGCGATCAGGTCTTTAGACTTCTCTTCAACCATCTGTTCGAGTCTGGTACGGTACTGT includes:
- a CDS encoding linear amide C-N hydrolase, with product MMKMTKNLLLGIAAVCGSTFQAVACTGISLTSRDGSYVQARTIEWARGVLQSEYVIIPRGQQLTSFTPTGVNGLTFTAKYGVVGLAVVQKEFIAEGINEAGLSAGLFFFPHYGGYKTYDAAQNQRTLADLQVTEWLLSQFSTIDEVKAALSSVRVVGLEKTAVVHWRIGEPSGRQVVLEIVGGVPHFYENEVGVLTNAPGFEWQLTNLNNYVNLHPGDASVQKLSGITLQPTGGNSGFLGIPGDATPPSRFVRAAFYRGTAPQRATGFDTVQQCFHLLNNFDIPIGIEHSQGDIPDIPSATQWTSAIDLTNRKVYYKTAYNNSIRCIDLKAIDFSKVKYQSQPLDKIQEQPVEMVKIPR
- a CDS encoding HU family DNA-binding protein, with the protein product MAILFDWYEDPKPSNKQQEENENTLHPRIKYNGSIGTDVLRRRIQERCSLTETDVTAVLDALSHIMGQELAEGRQVHLNGIGYFHPCLTTTEPVTISTKRKATKVKLKAIQFRADQTLKNEFGVLKVKNLKGGLDFTQLTNEEIDLQLTKYFRTHPFMRRHDFQYLCGMARSTAMRHIRRLRDEGKLKNMGGAMQPIYVPGSGYYGNNKEVSVKTE
- a CDS encoding BT4734/BF3469 family protein, which produces MKVTLIRQDNGSGKETLSICETGTLFDKMKTETKAGHITALRGIIPLLEGTYARYEHIDKLPYIYSAVEYTRTKEGERKMKQYNGLVQLEVSRLAGGSEAEFVKRQAALLPQTFAAFCGSSGRSVKIWVRFALPDDGGLPTKEAEAELFHVHAYWLAVKCYQPMLPFDIDLKEPVLAQRCRMTLDESPYYNPDAVPFCLEQPLMMPGEETFRQRKLGEKNPLLRLQPGYESAQTFTKIYEAALNRALQEMEDWKRGDDLQPLLVRLAEHCFKAGLPEEEAIRQTMIHYYREEEEQVIRSILHNLYQECKGFGKKSSINKEQETAFLLEEFMKRRYEFRYNTVQDDLEYRQRDSVHFCFKPVDKRVRNSIAINALKEGISAWDRDVDRFLNSECVPLYNPVEEYLYETGRWDGKDRIRALAGLVPCDNPHWQELFYRWFLSMVAHWRGVDRQHGNNTSPLLVGSQGYRKSTFCRIILPPELRFGYTDSIDFKSKQEAERYLGRFFLINIDEFDQINVSQQGFLKHLLQKPVANLRKPYGNTIREMRRYASFIGTSNQKDLLTDPSGSRRFICIEVTAPINTNVTINYKQLYAQAMEAIYKGERYWLNDEDENILKQTNREFEQASPLEQLFHCYLNPVEEDMEGEWLTAMQILSYLQTKTRDKLAINKVGQFGRALQKLNIPCRKSRKGTLYHLMKVE
- a CDS encoding GAF domain-containing sensor histidine kinase, with the protein product MKSTDSEPQGVGMELEQYRTRLEQMVEEKSKDLIAIQENLEATNRRQALFIKVLQILQLEPDIPTAMNMALAEIGRYTDVDRLATWENHLDGVTYGCTNEWCNDGIEPAIDYLRSMTIEAGKPWFDMLEENHIICTSDIYSLDPFITQMLEVQGVKAIAVFPLSQLGVHFGFLSFNFCWNKQWDEKDVELMSQISQIVSTATKRWQVETSLQQSQRTMQKVLDNINANIFVSDYDTLKVIFANKPFREEAGEVPENAECWRMLNAGLENGCKHCPKPKLLDANRKFTGVHFWEDYNPVTKRWYTIQSMAIKWLDGRWAIMELATDITTRKQVELELIQAKEKAEESDRLKSAFLANMSHEIRTPLNAIVGFSSLLAETDEAELRYVYMSLVQENNELLLNLISDILDISKIEAGMIDLVMGRVDVPQLCREVIATFSHKKRDTAVELRFDENSPQIVIDADKNRIMQVLSNFLTNALKFTTKGSITLSYSLEDESQVRFCVTDTGKGIPDEQKHEIFNRFVKLDSFVQGAGLGLSICQSLVNRMGGKIGVESREGEGSCFWFTHPYVPGA